Genomic window (Chryseobacterium sp. H1D6B):
GTCTTTTGCAAATAGTATTTCTGCCGTAGAATCGTTGGCTACAATAACGCTTTCAATAAAGGATTTCGGATGTTCTGAAGGCATAAAGTGCTGCGGATTGGTATTATTTTCCAGCAGGAATCTTTTGATAAAGTACATATCTTTTTCCCCGTCATAATAAATACATGTAACAGGCTGCTGCGGTCTCCATTTTTCAAGGATCAGATATTCGTCGTCGAAACGGTTTCCAAGATCAAAGCTTACTAATTTTGCTTCTCCGTGCGAATTGACCGTTAAAATTTTATCATCTCCTTTGAAGCTTCCCAACAGCGTTCCTCTTGCATCAGCATTCAGCCTTCTCACCGTGTCATCAAACCAGATTCTTCTCGGCGCTAAAGTAGAAATACCTTCTTCTTTCATGTCTACTTTTTTTACAGAATATTTGGTCACCAGATTTCCTTTTGAATCACGCCCTTTAATAGCTAATTCTGAAAAATCCACATCCATTTTATTTTTTCTGATTCTTGGATTGGGTTTTAATAGAACCGAAACTGTTTCTGCTTCCCCATTGGGATTGGCTGAAAAATACAGCATTTCTGAACCTTTTTTATCTGAAGCCAAAGGATAATCTGTATTCCTCGTTACTCCGGTTACAGAGAAACGTTTCATATAATACGGACCTTCTTTTCCTTCGCGATAGATCATATTATAAACCGTTCTTTTATCATTTTTCTTCCAGACTGCGACATGCAGAAGGTCTTTTCCGATAAAAGTTTTGGCCTCTACTTTCACCACTTTCATGCTTCCGTCTTTTCTGAAAGTAATGATATCATCAATATCTGAACAGTCAAACAAATACTGGTCTTTTTTTAATGAGGTTCCAATGAAGCCTTCTTCCCAGTTTACATAGAACTTTTCATTGGCTACAGCTACTTTCGTTGCATCAATCGTATCGAAAATTCTAAGCTCTGTTTTTCTTTCTCTTCCTTTTCCGTACTTTTTTTGAATATTCAAATAATAATCAATCGCATACGTGATCAGATTAGCCAGATGATGTTTTACCTGCTCTATTTTCCCTTCAAGAGCAGCTATATTTTCTTTGAATTTATCTAAATCAAATCTTGAAATTCTTTTAATTCTGATCTCCGTTAATTTAAGAATATCTTCTTCTGTTACGGCTCTTAAAAGATGTTTTGTATGAGGCTTTAATCCATCAGCAATGGTTATCAGTACATCCTCCCATGTTTCTACTTCTTCAATATCGTGGTAAATTCTGTTCTCAATGAAAATTCTTTCTAAAGAGGAGAAATGCCAGCTTTCCTGTAGTTCATGGAGTTCAATTTCAAGTTCTTTTTTAAGCAGTGAAACCGTATGGTCTGTATTTCTTCTTAAGATTTCTGAAACGTTCAGGAACATTGGTTTGTCGCCGACAATTACACAGGCATTTGGAGAAATGGTCACCTGGCAGTCTGTAAATGCATACAGGGCATCTATTGTCTTATCCGGCGAGACTTCATTATGCAGATGGATAAGAATTTCTACCTTGTCTGAGGTATTATCTTCAATCTTTTTTATTTTGATCTTTCCTTTTTCATTGGCCTTTATGATAGAGTCTATCAGGTCGCTCGTATTTTTAGAAAAAGGAAGTTCGGAAATGATCAGTGTATTTTTATCAAACTGTGAAATTCTAGCTCTGGCTCTTACTTTTCCACCTCTGTGCCCGTCGTTATATTCAGAAACATCTAAATAGCCTGCCGTTAAGAAATCTGGAAACAGCTGAAAGCTTTTTCCTTTTAGATAAGCCACTGAAGCAGTGATCAGTTCATTAAAATTATGCGGGAGAATTTTCGTCGAAAGTCCTACCCCGATCCCTTCAACACCTTGTGCAAGCAGTAAAGGAAATTTCACAGGCAGATCTACTGGTTCATTATTTCTTCCGTCATAAGACTTTGCCCATTCTGTAGTTTTAGGGTTGAAAACAACTTCCAGCGCAAGAGGAGTTAATCTCGCTTCAATATATCTCGCCGCTGCCGCGGAATCACCTGTATAAATATTTCCCCAGTTCCCCTGAGTGTCTATCAATAATTCTTTCTGCCCGATCTGAACCATTGCATCTGTAATAGAAGCATCCCCATGAGGGTGGTACTTCATGGTATTTCCTACAATATTGGCCACTTTATTATACCTTCCGTCTTCCAGCTCGCGCATGGAGTGCATAATTCTTCGCTGAACAGGCTTAAGACCATCATAAACGGATGGAATTGCTCTATCTAGAATTACATAAGATGCATAATCAAGAAACCAGTCTTTATAGAGTCCGGAAACTTTTTTTAAGCTTTCGCCGTCATGCGAGTTTTCTTCTATCATCATTTACAATTAGTACTTTTTCTCGTTATTAGCTTTTACAACTTTATTTAAAGAGAGTTTTAAATCATTTACTTCTTTTCTTGTTAAAAAAGAAATTTCATATTTTAACATCGTAGAACCGCTGTTCTTACTTGAAATAGTAACATATAATCTTTTAATAAAAACTATGCTTACTACTTCATATTTTATAAGCTTATACTTAGGAAATTCATCATTCAGTGGTCTGCTTAAAAACGGAATAATATTTCTGTTTTTAAAATGAATGGCTTCACCATCACTGTCATATTCAAAAATCTGTCTTCCTGTAAGGTAGTAAACACCTAATATGACAACCGGAATAATAATGAATAAGATACTCTCAGATCCTAAAACATTAAATCTATATTCCTCTAATAAAAATGCAGTAATTCCTGCTAATAAGGTCATTAATAAAATGGTATTAACAAAATTATAGACCGGAGCCTTGTTGCGGTTGTTTAATCTCATTTTTTTGTGTTTGGTTTTATGTTGGTATTAGTTTTTAGTTTTCAGCTTCATTTAAAACTTCTTTTTTATCAATATCTGTGTCTTCCACTACTAGATTTTCAAGGATGAAAACTTGTCTGTCCGGGGTATTTTTCCCCATATAAAATTCCAAAAGCTGTTCTATGGTCTGGTCTTTACCGATGACTACAGGCTCCAGACGGATATCCTTACCGATAAAATGTTTGAATTCATCCGGTGAAATCTCTCCTAATCCTTTAAATCGGGTAATTTCCGGATTTTTTCCAAGTTCATTCAATGCTTTTATTCTCTCTGGTTCTGAATAACAGTAGCGGGTTTCTTTTTTGTTTCTCACTCTGAACAGCGGCGTCTGCAAAATATAAAGATGTCCGTTCTTGATCAGATCAGGGAAGAACTGAAGGAAGAAGGTGATCATCAAAAGACGGATGTGCATTCCATCGACATCGGCATCTGTTGCAATAATGACGTGGTTGTATCTCAGATCTTCAAGACTGTCCTCAATATTTAAAGCAGCCTGAAGCAGGTTGAATTCTTCATTCTCGTACACTACTTTCTTCGTCAAACCATAACAGTTTAAGGGCTTACCTTTTAAAGAAAATACAGCCTGTGTTTCTACATCTCTTGATTTCGTGATAGAACCTGATGCAGAATCTCCCTCGGTAATAAAAATCTGGGTATCTCCTTTTCTTTCTGCCTTCTGATCATTGTAATGCTGCCTGCAGTCTCTAAGTTTTTTATTGTGCAGCGATACTTTTTTAGCTCTTTCTCTTGCCAGTTTCTGGATTCCGGAAAGTTCTTTTCTTTCCCTCTCAGAGATTAATATTTTTCTTTGAATGGCTTCTGCAATATCAGAATTCTTATGCAGGAAATTATCTAATTTGCTTTTTAGAAAATCGATAATAAAAGTTCTTACTGTCGGTCCATTCGGCCCTATATCATTCGAACCAAGTTTTGTTTTGGTCTGAGATTCAAAAACAGGTTCTTCTACATTAATGGAGATTGCGGCAATGATAGACTTCCTGATATCTGAAGCATCAAAGTTTTTATTAAAAAATTCGCGGATGGTTTTTACATACGCTTCACGAAATGCATTCAAATGCGTTCCCCCCTGCGTTGTATTTTGTCCGTTAACGAATGAGAAATAAGTCTCTGTCTGTGATTTATCAGAATGGGTGATCGCTAATTCTATATCTTCATCCTTTAAATGGACAATCGGATAAAGAACATCACTTTCCATTTCTTCTTCTAATAAATCTTTAAGACCATTTTCTGAGTAAAAAGTTTCTCCGTTGAAAATTATTTTTAATCCCGGATTCAGATACGCATAGTTACGCAGCATCCTCTCGATATATTCTTTTCTGTATTTAAAATGAAGGAAAATTTCACCGTCAGGAATAAAGGAAATCTCAGTACCGTTTCGGTCCGAAGTATCATTATCAGGACTGTCCAGGGTGATCATTCCTCGGCAGAACTCCGCCATTTTCATTTTCCCGTCCCGAAAAGATCTTACACGAAAATATTCTGAAAGGGCATTAACGGCTTTTGTACCAACCCCATTCAGACCTACAGATTTTTTAAAGGCCTTACTGTCGTACTTCCCTCCTGTATTCATTTTGGAAACAGCATCTACTACTTTTCCTAATGGAATTCCACGGCCGAAATCCCGGATGGATACTTTACCGTCATCGACTTTTATTTCAATTCTTTTGCCCGATTTCATTCTAAACTCATCAATAGAGTTGTCTAGAATTTCTTTAAGCAAAATATAGATCCCGTCATCAGCAGATGAGCCGTCCCCTAACTTTCCGATGTACATACCGGGACGCAGACGAATATGCTCCTGCCAATCCAGGGTTCTGATATTATCTTCGGAATAGATTGGATTTATTTCTTGTGACATATGTTATTTCAGCAAACATACAAAAATACGAAATTGGACAAAATTATACCACAATTTTCAATTCATTTTTTTTAATATTTATCATCATGTATTGCATTATTATCAAGCAAATCATATATTTACATTATTCTATTGAAAATAGTGTATTTTTAACAGAATAATTACTTATTAATCTAAAATACATTTAATAAATTCATAAATCAAACAATAATTATAAAACAAATTCATATGACCTAGCTGTATTAAAAATTAAAAACTAACTACAACCAAACTCAAAACACTATGAAAACAAAATTACAAGTATGTATCGTGGAGGAGCAGGATGACGGAGAATCTACTTCTCTATTATTAAAAAAGGAGTTCCCGGAATTCGAAATTTCATTCAAGACCAATAATATAAAGGATGCTTTTATCTATCTCAAAAAAAATTCTCCTGACCTTTTATTTTTAAATATTCAGCTGCCCATTAAAAGTGAAACTGAATTTCTACTCAAAATCATTAAAAACCAATTATGGATCATTTTTATCACAGATTCTGAAAAATCAGCTATTCAAGCTATAAAAAAAGGGATTACTGACTGCCTTTTAAAGCCGGTGAAAAATTTAGATTTTGTTATTGCCGTCAACAAAGCTTTAGAAAATTTCAAAAAAAACAGGAATCCTATTTTCAACCAGAATATCCAGAACAGAATCAATCTCCCTACACTTCAAGGGTTCAAACGGGTAAGCATCAATGAAATTATCCGCTGTGAAGCAGATTCTAACTACACTTTTATTTATTTATCTGATCATACAAAGGTCATTGTCTCTAAAACGCTTTATGATTTTGAAAAACATCTTTCTCATCATAATTTCTTTAGAATACATCATAAGCATCTTATCAATTTAAGCCACTTAAAAGAATATATAAAAGGAAAAGGCGGACAGGTTATTATGGACGACAATTCTGTTTTGGATGTATCTGTGCGCAAGAAAAATGATTTTTTACAAAAAATAGCTTAATTACTATAAGAACTCATCTGCACAATAAACAAACCCACGAAATTATTACCCTGAAATACTTTATATGAATTCTAAAACAAAGACTATCACGAGATAGTCTTTGTTTTTATAACCTCTTAAAACATCGTATTTTACAACTGAAAACCCACTAAATAACCACACTTATCTTTTATACACACACACTTAATCAAAATATGACAACACTTGCTTAATGACGTTATTATGATACTGAGCCGCATCTTACATTTATAATTCAAACACCCAAAAATATTTTTACTATGAAAGTTAATCTACAAGAGAAAAGTGCTCAGGCATCAGCCATGAAACTTTTTAACAAAACGGCTCAATTATTAAAAGCACAAAAATTAATTTTGGCGCTTTTCATTGGTCTAATGGCTCACACAGAAGTTTCTGCACATGCTTCTACCATTACAAGAAAATGGTGCGGCGGGTTTTTCCACAGAAAATTTGTTGCAAAAGCGCAGACTTCAGTTTTAAGCTACACAAAGTACCAGACAGGATACAACTGTATCGGGCAGTATGTGGGCACTGCCAATATTGGATACTGGTCAAGCAACTGCAGCAATGAAAGCAAAGGATGCTCTCGTCCTCAGGTTGCTACATGTACTAAAAGTGGCACTGTTTATGATCAAATCTACAGCGGCTGTTATTTAACATTTACCGGCCCTTCCCCATATTCTGCTAATGCTAAAGCCCAGCATTTGACCAGCGGAATTTATCTTACACAGACTACTACCGGAAGGGGTTCTGCAGGCCTATCAGGAAATTTTGCTTTAGATCCAAACAAATTTTCCAAACTGGTGGATGACGGAACATCTTTCAGTGAAATAAAAGGAGATGTAGACATCAATGACAATAATCAATTAGTGATAAGCAACTTAAACGGAAGATTAAGTGTTACTAAAGGTGCAGATTATTATTCTAACATCAAAATCGTTGTGATCAAAGAAAAAGAAAACATCACTGATGATGAAGCATTACAAAATGAAGAAGCCGTTCAGAATGGAACTTATCCTGATGTTGTTTATTCTACTCAATTAAATGTCTCTAAAAACGGATTGACTCACGACGGAGTTTTTTCAAAAGGAGTTGCGGCTCAACAAATAAAAGAATATGCTGCTAATCAAGAATATGGTGTGAACATCAATAATTTTTCAATGACTATTCCTACAGGAGCTCAGTTGAATCCTGACGAAAAACTTACCGTAGTAACTGTTGTAGACGGAGGTTTTGATATCAGTACTGCTGTTGTAACAAAAGGTACAGGAAATGTTACTGCTGCTAATACAGCTGTAGTCGAAGCACCTCAGCTGCATCCAAACCCGGCTACAGATTATGTAGACGTCTATGTAAATCTTCCTAAAAAAGAACTGGTAAATGTAAGAGTTATCAGCACATTAGGCAGAGTTGCTATAGAAAGATCTGAAAACCTAAACAGCGGCCGTCAAAGCATTAAGCTGAACACCCAAAAATTACTGCCCGGAAGTTATATTGTAGAAATAAAGTCCGAAAGCAAAATAAGCTCGCAAAAACTGCTCATTAAATAGCGCGGCTATAGAATTAAGAAAAGTAAGGCTGTTCAGTAATGGACAGCCTTTTTTATCTATCTCAACTTCTGATACTTCGAGCTCCTCCTTCCAATTCATTTTTTTTCAATATTTATTATTATGTATTGCATTATTATTAATCAAATTATATATTTACATCATTATTCTATTATATGTGAAAAATATATACGTATTCTTTTCATTTTTATTTATTTTATTTTATTCATCTCCATCTTTTGCTCAGATTCCAGGTTTAGTAAATTATAGTGAGGAAAGCGGACTGAACAGTTCCTATACTTACAGATTAAGCCAGGACACGAATGGATTTATCTGGATAGGAAGTGATAACGGCCTATTCCGTTTTGACGGGACAGAATTTAAGCAGTACAATAAAAAGAACGGCTTAAAGAACATTGATGTCCTCTCGTGTATTCCCATGTCTAATGGTGAAAATTTCATCATGCCTTTTTTAAATGATTTTGCTTATTTTAAAAATGGCAGTATTATCAATTCAGACACCAACAAGGAACTCAAAAAAATGAAATTTGTAGAGAATCCTACAGCGCTTATTGATAAAGATTCACTTTTCACCTACAGTAGTTATAATCCTAAGGACATGTATGTTTACAGCAATGGAAAAGTACGCATCATTCCCTTATTTATCCATCAGGGAGAATCTCATCCGGATCCAGCCTATGCATTCAGTTATGATATTCCTAATCATCTGCTTTATTTATCCGATCAAAAATCTAAAGTTGAAGCTTACAACATCATTACAAAAACAAAAACAGTCTGTAATATTTCTTTACCATTAGGCTACTCTACCTATAAATATGGGGATTTTTATATCTCTAAATATGATGGAAATGTTGATATCTACAAATTAGAAAATAAATTTTATTTCAGAAAGCTCCAGTCTCTTTCTTTCAACGAAAAGATACACCAGATCATTATTGATAAGAATTATAGAGTATGGCTCTGTCTGGATAAAGGCGGTATTCTATATTTCGACCAGTCATTATTAAGCGGAAAAAAACTCGCGGCACCTGTACAGCTCATGGATGATTACATTATTAATGATATCATGGTAGACCGGGACAACAATGTATGGTTCTCTACCAGAAATAACGGCATTTATTTTATCACTGATAAATTTTTTAAAAATTATATTCATTTACCCATAAAAAACAACTCATCTTACATTACCGCTATTGCAAAATCCGGCAGTAAAATAATCCTGGGTTACAACCAGGCAAAAAGCGGTATTTTCAGTTCAAACAGGATCACAGATATTATCCTTGAAAAAAACAGAAAGATTGAACATAAAGCGATATTTTCAAAAGGCAGTACCATCATCTTCGGATTAAGCTTAAGCCTTATCCAGTACAACACAAGCACCGGACAAAAAATTATACTAAAAAATTATAGTTTAAAAAATCTGCTTCCCTATACTGATGATTCTGTATTAATCTGCAGCAGTTCAGGTCTGTCTGTTTATAACTTTATTACCCATACATATTCAGAAATAATAGAGGGAGAAAGATTTTATACGGCACTTCCCTATCATAGAGACAGTTTATTTGTAGGAACTTTCAAAGACCTGTATAAACTGAACAGCAAAACAAAAAAGAAAACTTTATTCCTGGAAGGTTTTTATATTACCGATATTAAAAAGCTCAGAAACAATTTATATGTAGGCTCCACCAATCTGAACGGCATTCTGATTTTCAACAACAGAAAGATCATAAAGCATATTACAGAAAAGGACGGCTTATCTACTTATCAAGTCAAAAAAATAGAAATAGAAAATGAAAATGTTTTCTGGGCAAGCACCAATTCCGGGTTAAGCAGAATAGAACTTAGAGCCGGCAAAATAAAGATCAATAATTTCACCCAGACGGACGGACTTCCTTCTAATGTTGTTTCTGGCTGCGTGATCAGAGGTGATACCATCTATGCAGGAACATCAAAAGGGCTGGGCATCCTTCCCATCAGTAATTTACTTGCACAGCAGAAGTTCATTAATAAAAAAGTGATCATTAATTCTGTATCCATCGGAGACAAAGAAGTTTTCAATCTGAATGAAAAAATCACGGGGCAGACTCCCAATAATAATGTGATTTTTAATTTAAGTTTTCCAGATTACAGCTCACAGGGAAAGATCACCTACAAGTACAAAATTGAAGGCCTTGATGAAGGCTGGCAGATCAGTAATTCTCCCCAAATTATATTCAATTCAATTCCTCCGGGAAAATACATTTTCAAGGTTTTTGGAATCGGTTATAATGGAAAACAGTCGTATACTTCATCTAATCTGGCTTTTGAGATCAAACCTCAGTTCTGGCAGACATGGTGGTTCAAACTTTTATTGATTCTTGTCGGGTTCACCATTCTTACTGCTCTTATCACTTTATATTTTCAGAAAAAAAGAAACAAAAAGCTGGAAAACCTTTATTACGAGAAAAAAATTGCTGAGCTGGAACTTCAGGCCATTAAAGCACAGATTAATCCTCATTTTATCTATAACTGCCTTAATTCTATTCAGTTTCTGCTGTATAAAAAAGACTATAAGGAAACAGAAAATTATTTAGATATATTCTCTCAAATGATTAGAAAAACACTTCATTATTCTGAGAAAACATTTATGCCTATTAAAGAAGAGATCGAATATCTCACCTTGTATATCAATATGGAACAGCTGCGGTTAAAAGACCAGTTCAATTATACAAT
Coding sequences:
- a CDS encoding DNA topoisomerase IV subunit B; amino-acid sequence: MSQEINPIYSEDNIRTLDWQEHIRLRPGMYIGKLGDGSSADDGIYILLKEILDNSIDEFRMKSGKRIEIKVDDGKVSIRDFGRGIPLGKVVDAVSKMNTGGKYDSKAFKKSVGLNGVGTKAVNALSEYFRVRSFRDGKMKMAEFCRGMITLDSPDNDTSDRNGTEISFIPDGEIFLHFKYRKEYIERMLRNYAYLNPGLKIIFNGETFYSENGLKDLLEEEMESDVLYPIVHLKDEDIELAITHSDKSQTETYFSFVNGQNTTQGGTHLNAFREAYVKTIREFFNKNFDASDIRKSIIAAISINVEEPVFESQTKTKLGSNDIGPNGPTVRTFIIDFLKSKLDNFLHKNSDIAEAIQRKILISERERKELSGIQKLARERAKKVSLHNKKLRDCRQHYNDQKAERKGDTQIFITEGDSASGSITKSRDVETQAVFSLKGKPLNCYGLTKKVVYENEEFNLLQAALNIEDSLEDLRYNHVIIATDADVDGMHIRLLMITFFLQFFPDLIKNGHLYILQTPLFRVRNKKETRYCYSEPERIKALNELGKNPEITRFKGLGEISPDEFKHFIGKDIRLEPVVIGKDQTIEQLLEFYMGKNTPDRQVFILENLVVEDTDIDKKEVLNEAEN
- a CDS encoding LytTR family DNA-binding domain-containing protein yields the protein MKTKLQVCIVEEQDDGESTSLLLKKEFPEFEISFKTNNIKDAFIYLKKNSPDLLFLNIQLPIKSETEFLLKIIKNQLWIIFITDSEKSAIQAIKKGITDCLLKPVKNLDFVIAVNKALENFKKNRNPIFNQNIQNRINLPTLQGFKRVSINEIIRCEADSNYTFIYLSDHTKVIVSKTLYDFEKHLSHHNFFRIHHKHLINLSHLKEYIKGKGGQVIMDDNSVLDVSVRKKNDFLQKIA
- a CDS encoding DNA gyrase/topoisomerase IV subunit A, yielding MMIEENSHDGESLKKVSGLYKDWFLDYASYVILDRAIPSVYDGLKPVQRRIMHSMRELEDGRYNKVANIVGNTMKYHPHGDASITDAMVQIGQKELLIDTQGNWGNIYTGDSAAAARYIEARLTPLALEVVFNPKTTEWAKSYDGRNNEPVDLPVKFPLLLAQGVEGIGVGLSTKILPHNFNELITASVAYLKGKSFQLFPDFLTAGYLDVSEYNDGHRGGKVRARARISQFDKNTLIISELPFSKNTSDLIDSIIKANEKGKIKIKKIEDNTSDKVEILIHLHNEVSPDKTIDALYAFTDCQVTISPNACVIVGDKPMFLNVSEILRRNTDHTVSLLKKELEIELHELQESWHFSSLERIFIENRIYHDIEEVETWEDVLITIADGLKPHTKHLLRAVTEEDILKLTEIRIKRISRFDLDKFKENIAALEGKIEQVKHHLANLITYAIDYYLNIQKKYGKGRERKTELRIFDTIDATKVAVANEKFYVNWEEGFIGTSLKKDQYLFDCSDIDDIITFRKDGSMKVVKVEAKTFIGKDLLHVAVWKKNDKRTVYNMIYREGKEGPYYMKRFSVTGVTRNTDYPLASDKKGSEMLYFSANPNGEAETVSVLLKPNPRIRKNKMDVDFSELAIKGRDSKGNLVTKYSVKKVDMKEEGISTLAPRRIWFDDTVRRLNADARGTLLGSFKGDDKILTVNSHGEAKLVSFDLGNRFDDEYLILEKWRPQQPVTCIYYDGEKDMYFIKRFLLENNTNPQHFMPSEHPKSFIESVIVANDSTAEILFAKDKGKERDPETINIDEFIAVKGIKAIGNQFTKFKIKAINITIPEPEEEIVEVYEPEPTEGIDDEGGTIGDLFDDGENEN
- a CDS encoding histidine kinase — protein: MKNIYVFFSFLFILFYSSPSFAQIPGLVNYSEESGLNSSYTYRLSQDTNGFIWIGSDNGLFRFDGTEFKQYNKKNGLKNIDVLSCIPMSNGENFIMPFLNDFAYFKNGSIINSDTNKELKKMKFVENPTALIDKDSLFTYSSYNPKDMYVYSNGKVRIIPLFIHQGESHPDPAYAFSYDIPNHLLYLSDQKSKVEAYNIITKTKTVCNISLPLGYSTYKYGDFYISKYDGNVDIYKLENKFYFRKLQSLSFNEKIHQIIIDKNYRVWLCLDKGGILYFDQSLLSGKKLAAPVQLMDDYIINDIMVDRDNNVWFSTRNNGIYFITDKFFKNYIHLPIKNNSSYITAIAKSGSKIILGYNQAKSGIFSSNRITDIILEKNRKIEHKAIFSKGSTIIFGLSLSLIQYNTSTGQKIILKNYSLKNLLPYTDDSVLICSSSGLSVYNFITHTYSEIIEGERFYTALPYHRDSLFVGTFKDLYKLNSKTKKKTLFLEGFYITDIKKLRNNLYVGSTNLNGILIFNNRKIIKHITEKDGLSTYQVKKIEIENENVFWASTNSGLSRIELRAGKIKINNFTQTDGLPSNVVSGCVIRGDTIYAGTSKGLGILPISNLLAQQKFINKKVIINSVSIGDKEVFNLNEKITGQTPNNNVIFNLSFPDYSSQGKITYKYKIEGLDEGWQISNSPQIIFNSIPPGKYIFKVFGIGYNGKQSYTSSNLAFEIKPQFWQTWWFKLLLILVGFTILTALITLYFQKKRNKKLENLYYEKKIAELELQAIKAQINPHFIYNCLNSIQFLLYKKDYKETENYLDIFSQMIRKTLHYSEKTFMPIKEEIEYLTLYINMEQLRLKDQFNYTITLSEQVNENWVIPSLLIQPFVENAIKHGVSNLTDRTGNIEISFEYINSFLCITIEDNGVGIGKKSESMSKTNSFGVKLSQKRIETFKQLFETNIKLEIHDLSEKKQKPGTQIIIYITPYEN
- a CDS encoding T9SS type A sorting domain-containing protein, with protein sequence MKVNLQEKSAQASAMKLFNKTAQLLKAQKLILALFIGLMAHTEVSAHASTITRKWCGGFFHRKFVAKAQTSVLSYTKYQTGYNCIGQYVGTANIGYWSSNCSNESKGCSRPQVATCTKSGTVYDQIYSGCYLTFTGPSPYSANAKAQHLTSGIYLTQTTTGRGSAGLSGNFALDPNKFSKLVDDGTSFSEIKGDVDINDNNQLVISNLNGRLSVTKGADYYSNIKIVVIKEKENITDDEALQNEEAVQNGTYPDVVYSTQLNVSKNGLTHDGVFSKGVAAQQIKEYAANQEYGVNINNFSMTIPTGAQLNPDEKLTVVTVVDGGFDISTAVVTKGTGNVTAANTAVVEAPQLHPNPATDYVDVYVNLPKKELVNVRVISTLGRVAIERSENLNSGRQSIKLNTQKLLPGSYIVEIKSESKISSQKLLIK